Proteins encoded by one window of Oligoflexia bacterium:
- a CDS encoding DUF2237 domain-containing protein, with the protein MQENHKNIYGDDLIPCCFSPKTGFYRDGYCKVGEGDHGVHAVCVELTDAFLQFSLSRGNDLMTPRPEMDFPGLKAGDKWCLCASRWQEAFAVGAAPKVFLASTHEKALEICDLEDLKSCAVDLM; encoded by the coding sequence ATGCAAGAGAATCATAAAAATATTTATGGAGATGATTTAATTCCCTGCTGTTTTTCTCCTAAAACAGGATTTTATCGCGATGGATACTGTAAGGTTGGAGAGGGAGATCATGGGGTGCATGCTGTTTGTGTTGAATTAACAGATGCCTTTTTACAGTTTTCTTTAAGCAGAGGAAATGATTTGATGACACCCAGACCAGAGATGGATTTTCCTGGTTTAAAAGCAGGAGATAAATGGTGTTTGTGTGCATCCAGATGGCAAGAAGCCTTTGCAGTAGGGGCAGCTCCCAAAGTCTTTTTGGCCAGCACCCATGAGAAAGCTCTAGAAATTTGTGATTTAGAAGATTTAAAAAGCTGTGCTGTCGATCTTATGTAA
- the dnaE gene encoding DNA polymerase III subunit alpha, whose translation MQFVHLHNHSQYSLLESSLRIEDLIVWSKQQGYQAVALTDKGNLHGALQLYQKAKKQDLKPIVGLELDLSLDQQNSNFCPLLFWAKNNEGLRNLFYLSSYAQFTHDDNEHVYTDLQYLQNHSQGLICALAPQKPFASQMLGGQLQILETSIDRLKKYFAPGDLYLAIAKQHPEDAQELIDFAKQHELAVLASNNVHYLQEADAHAQDVLMCIGSARRVQDRDRIKFDSTEYYLKSTEQMQSLFSDCPQALENTVKIAQACDVSINLEDYCMPEYDLPQGRSPFEELARLSYEGLEKRWPQIESFYQKNDPTVAIEGMKQQYKDRLAIELKVIEGTGFAGYFLIVQDFINYAKSNDIPVGPGRGSAAGSLVAFCTRITDVDPIPYNLLFERFLNAERISMPDIDVDFCQEGRDRVIQYVAKKYDGSLDAKQKTLDTIKVAQIGTFGKLQARAVIRDVGRALGMPYGEVDKIAKLVPNVLNITLKEAFEQETQFEELRQEDPRINELLDVALSLEGLTRHVSVHAAGVVVSDEQPLVHHVPLSIGQHGEAVTQWDMKAVENVGLVKFDFLGLKTLTLLHKTCELIKASHGIEIDLLTLNMHDEKVFEILAKGSTQGIFQLESSGMRELVMRLKPNSFEDIVALVALYRPGPLGSGMVDDFINRKHGRIEIKYDLPELEPILKETYGVILYQEQVMQIASSLASYSLGEADLLRRAMGKKIAAEMAKQEQRFLTGAASNQFPADKSKKIFDLMEKFAGYGFNKSHSAAYALISYQTAYLKAHYPKEFMAACLTIDRSNTDKVVRFVNDCKKQEIKVCPPNINQSEVDFNVVDGKLLYGLAAVKNVGVTAIESVVKERQKNGPFKDLFDFASRIDTKSVNRKTLEALVKCGALDALHPHRAQNMASIEQILAIAGKNQRDQSQGQTGLFAMNETGMSVDLINPKIEAWPEKDQLEFEKQMLGFYVSGHPLASHAPALKYFASCDILGLSEQSNKSIVRVGGMVSSLKEITTKKGDRMAFVGLEDLSGSTELVVFKDVYEESRELLKSDKPIIVSGTLEHGDDLSCKIIADKFAYLETPAEVFSGKIRLKLEWKYLEKDKVAQLREILLANPGDIPCDLYLGKKNEWLLKMNLSQTIKVKLTWSMLKDMLAVFNQGLSLKLKSDKNNKTDSENKFAPQWKRKNKKGV comes from the coding sequence ATGCAGTTTGTTCATTTACATAATCATTCGCAATATTCTTTGCTAGAAAGTTCGCTTAGAATCGAAGATCTTATTGTATGGTCCAAACAGCAAGGCTATCAGGCGGTAGCATTAACAGATAAAGGCAATTTGCATGGAGCTTTGCAGTTGTATCAAAAAGCAAAAAAGCAAGATCTAAAGCCTATTGTAGGTCTTGAGCTCGATTTAAGCTTAGATCAACAAAACAGTAATTTTTGTCCGTTGTTGTTTTGGGCAAAAAATAATGAAGGGCTACGCAATCTTTTTTATCTCTCTAGTTATGCTCAGTTTACACATGATGATAATGAACACGTATATACTGATTTGCAGTATTTACAAAACCATAGTCAAGGTTTGATTTGTGCTTTGGCTCCGCAAAAACCTTTTGCTTCGCAAATGCTTGGCGGTCAATTACAGATTTTAGAAACAAGCATAGATAGGTTAAAGAAATATTTTGCACCTGGGGATTTGTATTTGGCCATTGCAAAACAACATCCAGAGGATGCCCAAGAACTCATTGATTTTGCCAAACAGCATGAGTTAGCTGTGCTGGCCAGCAATAATGTGCATTATTTACAAGAAGCAGATGCTCACGCCCAGGATGTTTTGATGTGTATTGGCTCTGCACGTAGGGTTCAGGACAGGGATAGAATTAAGTTTGATAGTACGGAGTATTATTTAAAAAGCACAGAACAAATGCAAAGTTTGTTTAGTGATTGCCCACAAGCCTTGGAGAATACAGTTAAAATTGCACAAGCATGTGATGTCAGTATTAATTTGGAAGATTATTGCATGCCAGAGTATGATCTGCCGCAAGGGAGGTCTCCTTTTGAAGAATTGGCGCGTTTATCGTATGAGGGTTTAGAAAAACGCTGGCCACAAATTGAAAGCTTTTATCAAAAAAATGATCCCACAGTTGCAATAGAGGGAATGAAGCAGCAATACAAAGACAGGTTGGCCATTGAACTTAAGGTGATTGAAGGAACAGGCTTTGCTGGTTATTTTTTGATTGTGCAAGATTTTATCAATTATGCAAAAAGCAATGATATTCCAGTGGGTCCAGGGCGGGGTTCTGCTGCGGGGTCTTTGGTGGCCTTTTGTACACGGATAACAGACGTTGACCCTATTCCATATAATTTATTGTTCGAGAGGTTTTTAAATGCAGAGCGGATATCCATGCCGGATATTGATGTTGATTTCTGCCAAGAGGGAAGAGATAGAGTCATTCAATATGTGGCTAAAAAATACGATGGTAGTTTGGATGCCAAACAAAAAACTTTGGATACCATTAAAGTTGCTCAAATTGGTACCTTTGGAAAGTTACAAGCTAGGGCAGTGATAAGAGATGTAGGTCGGGCTTTGGGAATGCCTTATGGCGAGGTAGATAAAATTGCTAAATTGGTGCCCAATGTGTTGAACATCACTTTAAAGGAAGCCTTTGAGCAAGAAACTCAGTTTGAAGAGTTGCGGCAAGAAGATCCAAGAATCAATGAACTGTTGGATGTAGCATTATCGTTAGAAGGCTTGACTAGGCATGTGTCCGTGCATGCTGCCGGTGTAGTGGTTTCTGATGAGCAACCCTTGGTGCATCATGTCCCTTTATCCATTGGGCAACATGGAGAAGCTGTGACACAGTGGGACATGAAAGCTGTAGAAAATGTTGGCTTGGTTAAGTTTGACTTCTTAGGCTTAAAAACTCTAACTTTGCTGCATAAGACCTGTGAATTGATTAAGGCATCGCATGGCATAGAGATCGATTTATTAACCCTTAATATGCACGATGAAAAAGTGTTTGAAATTTTAGCCAAAGGTTCAACGCAAGGGATATTTCAGCTGGAATCTTCCGGTATGCGTGAGTTGGTCATGCGCTTAAAACCCAACAGTTTTGAAGACATTGTTGCTTTGGTCGCCTTGTATAGACCAGGGCCTCTTGGTTCGGGGATGGTGGATGACTTTATCAATCGTAAGCATGGTCGGATAGAAATCAAATATGACTTGCCTGAATTAGAGCCAATACTAAAAGAAACCTACGGGGTGATTTTGTATCAAGAGCAAGTGATGCAGATCGCGTCAAGTTTGGCCAGTTACTCATTGGGTGAAGCGGATTTGTTACGTCGGGCCATGGGTAAAAAAATTGCTGCTGAGATGGCCAAGCAAGAACAAAGATTTTTAACTGGGGCAGCCAGTAATCAATTTCCAGCAGATAAATCAAAAAAGATTTTTGACTTGATGGAAAAGTTTGCCGGTTATGGTTTTAACAAGTCACACTCAGCAGCCTATGCTTTAATTTCATATCAGACGGCTTATTTAAAAGCGCATTATCCCAAAGAGTTTATGGCAGCATGTTTAACCATTGACCGATCCAATACAGATAAAGTGGTTCGTTTTGTCAATGACTGCAAAAAACAAGAGATTAAGGTATGTCCACCTAATATTAACCAAAGTGAGGTTGATTTTAATGTAGTGGATGGCAAACTTCTTTATGGTTTGGCAGCAGTTAAAAATGTTGGGGTGACGGCCATAGAGTCTGTGGTGAAAGAAAGACAAAAAAATGGCCCATTTAAAGATTTATTTGATTTTGCTTCGCGGATAGACACTAAGTCTGTAAACAGAAAAACCCTAGAGGCTTTGGTTAAATGTGGTGCCTTGGATGCGCTTCATCCACATAGGGCGCAAAATATGGCCAGTATTGAGCAGATTTTGGCGATTGCTGGCAAAAATCAACGTGATCAAAGTCAAGGTCAAACCGGTTTGTTTGCTATGAATGAAACAGGAATGTCAGTTGATTTGATCAACCCAAAAATTGAAGCGTGGCCTGAAAAAGATCAGCTAGAATTTGAAAAGCAAATGTTAGGTTTTTATGTTTCAGGACATCCATTGGCTAGCCATGCGCCGGCTTTAAAATATTTTGCTTCGTGTGATATTTTAGGCTTAAGCGAACAAAGCAATAAATCAATAGTCAGAGTTGGTGGTATGGTTTCAAGTTTAAAAGAAATTACCACCAAAAAAGGTGATCGCATGGCTTTTGTAGGTTTAGAAGATTTGTCAGGTAGTACTGAATTGGTGGTTTTTAAAGATGTTTATGAAGAGTCTAGAGAATTATTAAAGTCTGATAAACCCATTATTGTCAGTGGAACTTTGGAGCATGGTGACGATTTAAGTTGTAAAATTATTGCAGATAAATTTGCTTATCTTGAAACACCAGCAGAAGTTTTTTCTGGTAAAATCAGGCTAAAATTGGAATGGAAATATTTAGAGAAAGATAAGGTTGCGCAATTAAGAGAAATTTTGCTTGCCAATCCGGGAGATATCCCTTGTGATCTTTATTTAGGTAAAAAAAATGAATGGTTATTAAAGATGAATTTAAGTCAAACAATTAAGGTTAAGCTAACTTGGTCCATGCTTAAGGATATGTTGGCTGTTTTTAACCAGGGTTTAAGTCTTAAGTTAAAGTCCGATAAAAATAATAAAACTGATTCGGAAAATAAATTTGCACCACAGTGGAAGCGTAAAAATAAAAAAGGCGTTTAA
- the rpsT gene encoding 30S ribosomal protein S20 has translation MASHASALKKIRKDSKRTTLNRWWKSRVKFVTKQVLALCESKDKKGAQDALKQANHEISKAQSKGILHKNTAARKMSGLSRAVNKIA, from the coding sequence ATGGCATCACATGCATCAGCACTAAAAAAAATTAGAAAAGATTCAAAACGTACCACTTTAAATCGTTGGTGGAAAAGTAGAGTTAAATTTGTCACCAAGCAAGTATTGGCTTTGTGTGAAAGCAAAGACAAAAAAGGTGCTCAAGACGCTTTAAAGCAAGCCAACCATGAAATCAGTAAGGCTCAAAGCAAAGGTATTTTGCACAAAAATACTGCTGCTCGTAAAATGTCTGGTTTAAGCCGTGCAGTTAATAAAATAGCTTAA
- a CDS encoding OmpA family protein, translating into MPAIMATISKQQNNINALGACEVSLLSQEGQRRIRPFFIAASVGFALLYFFSLQYNKFYIEQDLKSRSQASLSNEDIEVTFFGRDAVVTGTVTSAIEATQTINKIAQVWGVRKVNSQLYTLQTDAQEFKQGSLARQLLETGQVTLSDLEFSSDNESLKAPAKRKLDDLLRALVVLPGAVFKISAHTDSIGEAAHNFKLSLKRAEAIKAYFIQHNVEEQQLVTHAYGENQPIADNRTAEGRRRNRRIDITQLKPSMLK; encoded by the coding sequence ATGCCAGCAATTATGGCGACAATAAGCAAGCAGCAAAACAATATAAACGCCCTTGGCGCTTGTGAAGTTTCCTTGCTTAGCCAAGAAGGGCAGCGTAGGATTAGACCTTTTTTTATAGCTGCCAGTGTTGGCTTTGCCTTGCTGTATTTCTTTAGTCTACAATACAACAAGTTTTACATTGAGCAAGACTTAAAGTCACGTTCTCAAGCCAGCTTGAGCAATGAAGATATCGAGGTTACTTTTTTTGGCCGGGATGCAGTTGTCACCGGTACGGTCACATCGGCAATAGAAGCAACACAAACAATTAACAAAATAGCGCAAGTATGGGGCGTTCGTAAGGTTAATAGCCAGCTTTATACTTTGCAGACAGATGCTCAGGAATTTAAGCAAGGTAGTTTAGCCAGACAGTTGTTGGAAACGGGGCAAGTTACTTTGAGCGATTTGGAATTTTCTTCAGACAATGAAAGTCTCAAGGCTCCAGCAAAAAGAAAGCTGGATGATTTATTAAGAGCCCTTGTTGTTCTTCCTGGGGCAGTTTTTAAAATATCTGCACATACGGATTCAATTGGCGAGGCAGCCCATAACTTTAAACTGAGTTTAAAAAGGGCAGAAGCAATCAAAGCATATTTTATCCAACACAATGTAGAAGAACAACAGCTAGTTACCCATGCTTATGGAGAAAATCAGCCTATTGCAGATAATCGAACAGCTGAGGGTAGAAGAAGAAATAGAAGAATAGATATTACGCAACTTAAACCAAGCATGTTGAAATAA
- a CDS encoding 30S ribosomal protein S1: MENTKTTNNESFEELFLASVSDDKEIKAGEIISGEVIKIGRDVVLVDIDYKSEGRVDISEFVDIEGNLTVKVGDKVDVFLETAEDEDGLVIVSKEKADKLKIWDEIAEACERGDIIEGRVLDRVKGGLSVDIGVKAFLPGSQIDLTPVRDLGHMVGNIYQFKIIKFNKIRGNIVLSRRSILEQERKVQRQQIIGKIEEGAIVKGIIKNVTDYGAFVDLGGLDGLLHITDLSWKRVNHPNEILKLGEEIDVKVLKFDRAKERVSLGLKQMSDDPWVNAEMKYAKNATVKGKVVNLTEYGAFIEMEEGIEGLIHVSEMSWTKRVKHPSALLKLGEEVEAVVLELDPENRRMSLGLKQTQPNPWDALVEKYQPGSKISGEVRNITDFGVFVEVEDGIDGLVHVSDISWSNKVKNPNDVYKKGDKIEAVVLNVDPSAERFALGIKQLTDDPWNKAESKYTAGTETEGKIVKITDFGLFLEVEDDLEGLIHVSEIPLNDEEKVSDKYTVGDSVKAVVISMDPQERKLSLSIKAFENGMSQEIAQEAAKKAKEKAKPTLGDIMGDQFKAFGGDKAE; encoded by the coding sequence ATGGAAAATACAAAAACAACAAACAATGAAAGCTTTGAAGAACTCTTTTTAGCATCCGTCAGTGATGATAAAGAAATTAAAGCTGGTGAAATTATTTCAGGTGAAGTCATTAAGATTGGCCGTGATGTGGTCTTGGTTGATATTGACTATAAGTCTGAAGGTCGTGTCGATATTTCTGAGTTTGTCGATATCGAAGGCAACTTGACCGTAAAAGTCGGGGATAAAGTAGACGTCTTCTTGGAAACTGCAGAAGACGAAGATGGTTTAGTCATTGTTTCTAAAGAAAAAGCAGATAAACTTAAAATTTGGGATGAGATTGCTGAAGCTTGTGAGCGTGGTGATATTATTGAAGGTCGCGTTTTAGATCGTGTCAAAGGTGGTTTATCCGTAGACATTGGCGTAAAAGCCTTCTTGCCAGGTTCGCAAATTGATTTAACCCCAGTACGTGACTTGGGTCACATGGTGGGCAATATTTATCAATTTAAGATCATTAAATTTAATAAAATCAGAGGTAATATTGTTTTAAGTCGCCGTTCTATTCTTGAGCAAGAAAGAAAAGTACAGCGTCAACAAATCATTGGTAAAATTGAAGAGGGCGCTATTGTAAAGGGCATTATTAAAAACGTAACCGATTATGGTGCCTTTGTTGATCTTGGCGGTTTAGATGGTTTGTTGCACATCACAGACCTGTCTTGGAAACGCGTTAATCACCCCAATGAGATTTTAAAATTGGGTGAAGAGATTGATGTTAAAGTCCTTAAATTTGATCGAGCTAAAGAGCGCGTATCTTTAGGTCTTAAACAAATGAGCGATGATCCATGGGTCAATGCTGAAATGAAGTATGCAAAAAATGCCACAGTAAAAGGAAAAGTGGTGAACTTGACTGAGTATGGTGCATTTATTGAAATGGAAGAAGGCATTGAAGGCTTGATCCACGTTTCAGAAATGTCATGGACAAAACGTGTAAAACACCCATCTGCTTTATTAAAATTAGGAGAAGAGGTGGAAGCAGTTGTTTTAGAGCTTGACCCAGAAAACAGAAGAATGTCTTTGGGGCTTAAACAAACTCAACCAAACCCATGGGATGCTTTGGTAGAAAAATACCAACCAGGTTCTAAAATTTCTGGTGAAGTGCGCAACATTACAGACTTTGGTGTGTTTGTAGAAGTGGAAGATGGCATTGATGGTTTGGTTCACGTGTCAGATATTTCATGGTCTAATAAAGTCAAAAACCCCAATGATGTGTATAAAAAAGGCGATAAAATTGAGGCAGTTGTGTTAAACGTTGATCCAAGTGCAGAACGTTTTGCTTTAGGTATCAAACAATTAACCGATGATCCTTGGAATAAAGCAGAAAGCAAATACACTGCCGGTACAGAGACCGAAGGTAAAATCGTAAAAATTACAGATTTTGGTTTATTCTTAGAAGTGGAAGATGACTTAGAAGGTTTGATTCACGTTTCAGAAATTCCATTAAATGATGAAGAAAAAGTAAGCGATAAATATACTGTTGGCGACTCTGTAAAAGCAGTTGTGATTTCAATGGACCCTCAAGAAAGAAAATTAAGTTTGTCTATTAAAGCCTTTGAAAATGGCATGTCACAAGAAATTGCGCAAGAGGCTGCTAAAAAAGCCAAAGAGAAAGCTAAACCTACCCTTGGCGATATCATGGGTGATCAGTTTAAAGCTTTTGGTGGTGATAAAGCAGAATAA
- the sppA gene encoding signal peptide peptidase SppA, which translates to MSSRRGFSRFFVVLFLFGIVIELAMIISILKGDINPDGNIAVVELNGAIESSLDTIKALKKYEEKKEVKAIVLRVNSPGGVVGSSQEIHDEIKRINKIKKVVVSMGDVAASGGYYVAAPAEKIIANPGTITGSIGVIANYFIFGDALRKLNIRWELIKAGENKDLGSPLRNLRPEERKIMQDMMDDMHDQFIEAIAQGRKLDKATVTSLADGRVYSGRQAKDVQLVDGLGGLEYAIKVAAKLADVKEEDIETIYPPKEDDSFFAKVFGKSLISKFLAQDSQANVEYRYVQ; encoded by the coding sequence ATGTCGAGCAGAAGAGGTTTTTCCAGATTTTTTGTTGTTCTTTTTCTTTTTGGTATTGTGATTGAGTTAGCCATGATTATCTCAATTCTCAAAGGAGATATTAATCCTGATGGTAATATTGCTGTTGTTGAGTTAAATGGCGCTATAGAGAGTTCTTTGGATACGATAAAGGCCTTAAAAAAATATGAAGAAAAAAAAGAAGTAAAAGCCATTGTTTTACGGGTCAATTCACCTGGTGGCGTGGTTGGATCATCTCAAGAAATTCATGATGAAATTAAACGTATCAATAAAATAAAAAAAGTGGTTGTGTCTATGGGCGATGTTGCGGCTTCAGGGGGCTATTATGTTGCGGCTCCAGCAGAAAAAATCATTGCCAATCCGGGAACCATTACCGGCTCTATTGGCGTGATTGCCAACTATTTTATTTTTGGTGATGCCTTAAGAAAACTCAATATACGTTGGGAATTGATTAAAGCTGGAGAAAATAAAGACCTTGGTTCACCCTTACGCAATTTAAGACCAGAAGAAAGAAAAATCATGCAAGACATGATGGATGATATGCATGATCAGTTTATCGAGGCTATTGCACAAGGAAGAAAGCTTGATAAGGCAACAGTTACATCTTTAGCGGATGGTAGAGTGTATTCAGGAAGGCAAGCCAAAGATGTACAGTTGGTTGATGGTTTGGGTGGTTTGGAATACGCTATTAAGGTTGCGGCCAAGCTGGCCGATGTTAAAGAAGAAGATATTGAAACCATTTATCCACCCAAAGAAGACGATAGTTTTTTTGCCAAAGTTTTTGGTAAAAGTCTTATCTCCAAGTTTTTGGCTCAAGATAGTCAAGCCAACGTTGAGTATCGTTACGTTCAGTGA
- a CDS encoding DUF177 domain-containing protein: MLVKLRMIPHNKPLSLSFDIGPDVLQGEKDQKSKFVADESFTHPAHCQVELKQKHRMDDVELQGEVSCQIEAVCSRCGQSFEYNYQEHLFIICARKQEVSRKAVNVSGAVKNKTSKRSKHKAEHEDSFEQAQEGLVFFANEEIDLTHIIREQILLNLPMRYVCSEQCRGLCSLCGEKLEAGHECSKSKTSK, encoded by the coding sequence ATGTTGGTTAAATTAAGAATGATTCCGCACAATAAACCGCTAAGTTTGAGCTTTGATATTGGCCCAGATGTTTTACAAGGTGAAAAAGATCAAAAAAGTAAGTTTGTGGCAGATGAGAGTTTTACTCATCCAGCACACTGTCAAGTTGAGTTAAAACAAAAACATCGAATGGATGATGTTGAATTGCAAGGTGAAGTATCATGTCAGATTGAGGCAGTGTGTTCTCGTTGTGGCCAAAGCTTTGAGTACAATTATCAAGAACATCTTTTTATCATTTGTGCGCGGAAGCAAGAAGTTTCCAGAAAAGCGGTTAATGTCTCTGGAGCGGTTAAAAATAAAACATCTAAACGAAGTAAGCACAAAGCTGAGCATGAAGATAGTTTTGAACAGGCCCAAGAAGGTCTGGTATTTTTTGCTAATGAAGAAATTGATCTGACCCATATTATTAGGGAACAGATTTTATTAAACCTCCCTATGCGCTATGTTTGTTCAGAGCAATGCAGAGGCTTATGTAGTTTGTGTGGTGAAAAATTAGAAGCTGGACATGAATGCTCTAAAAGTAAAACAAGCAAATAA
- the rpmF gene encoding 50S ribosomal protein L32 produces the protein MAVPKKKTSKSKRNMRRSHHALTVPSNIHNCPQCNEPVQLHHVCGECGFYKGKEAVQIAID, from the coding sequence ATGGCGGTACCTAAGAAAAAAACATCTAAATCTAAGCGCAACATGCGTCGTTCTCATCATGCGCTGACTGTTCCTAGCAACATTCATAATTGTCCACAATGCAATGAACCAGTTCAATTGCATCACGTATGTGGTGAGTGTGGCTTTTATAAAGGCAAAGAAGCTGTACAAATTGCTATAGACTAG